A stretch of the Campylobacter sp. 19-13652 genome encodes the following:
- a CDS encoding DUF4376 domain-containing protein, translated as MFYNTHTDTIVYDELIQTQDGLKYVKFLSHDELLRLGFKKVIKEKRPENIGKYEQIKEIRTQTDEYYNISYRVIPIDIKEAKKLKREELKLERDAAISEPLNNVQVASGDDLRNIEGAILAFNRLASEGKLAWIMADNSVSKLNKEELEAIRDGYIDRKQKMFNAFALACAKLEMASLPSEISEIKLDKGELDV; from the coding sequence ATGTTTTATAACACGCATACAGATACTATAGTCTATGATGAACTTATACAAACACAAGATGGCTTAAAATATGTCAAATTTCTAAGCCACGATGAGCTTTTAAGGCTTGGTTTTAAAAAGGTCATCAAAGAAAAAAGACCTGAAAACATAGGCAAATACGAACAAATAAAGGAGATAAGAACGCAAACAGATGAATATTATAATATATCCTATAGGGTTATTCCAATAGATATAAAAGAAGCAAAAAAGCTAAAGCGTGAGGAGCTAAAGCTAGAACGCGACGCGGCAATCTCAGAGCCACTAAATAACGTCCAAGTTGCAAGTGGAGATGATTTACGCAATATTGAGGGTGCCATACTAGCCTTTAATAGGCTTGCAAGCGAGGGGAAATTAGCGTGGATAATGGCTGATAATTCAGTATCAAAGCTAAATAAAGAGGAGCTAGAGGCTATAAGAGATGGCTACATAGACAGAAAGCAAAAGATGTTTAACGCCTTTGCACTTGCTTGTGCTAAGCTTGAGATGGCAAGCTTGCCGAGTGAGATAAGTGAGATAAAGCTAGATAAAGGAGAGTTAGATGTTTAA